GCCGGATTTTTTACTAACTTCAAGTTTTTGTTTCACCTCACGGGCTAATTCCCAAAAAGACGTGTTTCTCCCTATAGTATGAAATTCCATAATAGAGGAGGCTAATACAGCCATCTGATCATCACTGATTGCTGGTTCTAGGTGTCTCCTCAAATCAAAATATGATAGGCAGTTTACTCGTGCATTTTTGCTATTATCTTTAATTATTTTTCTCCCTATTGTAAACATCAGTACAGCACACAAAGCACTATGTACTGTTGTATTTTCTTGCCGACAATGATTTACAAATTTTTGGGTTAAGTCTTCGTCAAGTTGTCTGTGGATAATATTGCAACTACGCTTTTCAATAGATACGTACTTTTCAAAACCTAATGTTTTTGGTCGATTCCAGATTTTTTGTAACCCAAGCTGCAACAAGAAGATAATGCTATTTATCCTACCTCTAAATCCCTTAGTCCATTTGGGCATTAGTTCTTCGATAGGTGGAAGTGGAGTTAAGCTAATAACTGGATTAATTGGTTTGCCAGATACAATTTTTTGACAACAAGTCAAGATTTCTGAGTGAAGTTGGATGGATGACAAACCATCTGCGATCGCATGGTGTATTGTTGTAATTAGGTAACTTACATGCTGATCGCCCAAAAGATGAATAAGAACAACTCGCAGTAAACCTTTGCTACTATCAATTCCGTTGTTCATCTCTTCATCAACCACTTCTTGCCACTGCTCATTGTCTAACTTTTTGACAACGCGTAAAGCAATATTTGCTATTTCTTGACTTTGAAAGATAAGACTATTTTTATCTCCAGTAATTTTAGAATTTAGACGAGGGTGGCGACATTGGATTACGTCTAAAGCCTGTGTCAGAGTTTCTTCGCAGATATAGCCATTGATGCGACTAATAGTTACTATGTTCCAGGTTTTAGCACGGCTATTTAAGATTTCCATAGCTTGCTCAAGGTGTCCCAGCTTTCTGTTGTAAATCATATTTACTTTTGGTTCCCTCTAATGATTGATTATTTGCAAGCTTAATTCTTGATTTAGGTTGTAATTATTGTTCGATAACCTGTAAAATCTTTTGAGTAAGCCTTGCTAAAAACCTGGATATATTCATAGTTTCAAACTATCAAAATCTTTTTCTATAAGCTGTTCGTGAACAGCTTTGATGTTCAAATCTCAAAAATCTCTGACTGCGAAGCTTTGGATTCTTCCGCTAAACGCTGGGATAACGTTTCAATAGTGGGGTAATGCCACAATAAAATTGGAGATAGCTCAAAACCAAACAACTTCTCGGCTTTGCTAACAAGAAACATTGCCTGGGCTGACTCTAAACCGTAGCTGTCTAAAGGTTGACTAACATCTATATCCTTGGATTCAACTCCTAGCTGCTCTGCAATATGAGATACTAACCAAGCTTGAATTTCTTCTGCGGTATAAGACTGCTTTTTAGTTGTCTCAGGAGTAGACTGACTCATTTACACACCTCTGAAGTGAAAGGAATAAGATATATGGCATTCCTAAATAGGATATGAACAGGCTATAATTTTTGTTCACAGCTTAGATAGGATTGCTGTACTGGCTAAAATTTTGAAAAGTTTAAGGTAGGAGATATTAGAAAAAAGTTTTACTTTTGCTACTGCTGCATATCTCCTAAGCGCATATCGAGCTACGTGACATTTATCAATTAATCAGCCACCCGAATGCGAATATCACCCTGCACTACGCATTGACAGGCTAGGCGAACATTGGGATTATCTGGAGCCAACACATCAAGTAAAATCTGCTCTTCATCCATCACAGGAGTTAGATTTTCTATCCCACTCACAACTTCTATAAGACAGGTTCCGCAAGCAACACAACGACAACCAAATAAAATTGAACTAGGATGTTCATCACAAATCTTAGTTAAGCGTTGGTTTGCTTCGACTTGAAGTGTTTTTTGGTCGTCTTCAAAATGAATAGATACTATCATTTTTAAACTCACTAGTGTCAGGAAAGAGGGTTAGCAGATTTAGCAACCCTTAGGCTACTTCAACAACTTTTTGAATTTCCTTAATTGCCAAAGCATCCTTGTAACGCTCATAGCGATTACCTAGCTTACTTGTATTTAACTCCAATCCCAATGCCTTTATCAGACGCTCTAGCTGCTGAGATTTGTATTGCCAACTCTTTTGTTCCATGTAACCAATTATATTGCGCCACTTTGAACTCACCTGTCTCCAAGAATTAACTAATTGATTTATATCCGCTTGCTTATCAGCTAATTCAGGATGGTGCAGAGACATACTTAGTGAGTTCAGCCCAACTCTAATATCAGTTAGCATGATTCCTTGCACAGTGAGGTCTAATTTCTCCAAATAAGTAGTGTAACTAGCACTAATATAGTCTTCCACAATTAGCTGCATGAAATATCGAACGAAATCCTGAGCCTCTGGAGGAGCTACCCTATACAGTTCTACTCCTAAATCAAAAGATGTTGTGTAATGACGTGCTTCATCTGTTAAGTGGCCTTGATTCAATTCAAAAGCTAATGGTTCATAATCAAACTTTTCAGGTGAATCAAATAAATAGGCTTCGCTTTTTTTTAACTCCACGTTAGCCATGTACCGATACAGCAGAGTTAAGCTACCCAAGCCATTTTCTTGAACTTTTTCGGCGGGTAGCATCCTCATGGCATCCCCAATCATAAACCTTAAATTTCGATATGTAAAATTTTGGCCTCG
The Nostoc punctiforme PCC 73102 genome window above contains:
- a CDS encoding phthiocerol/phthiodiolone dimycocerosyl transferase family protein, with amino-acid sequence MIYNRKLGHLEQAMEILNSRAKTWNIVTISRINGYICEETLTQALDVIQCRHPRLNSKITGDKNSLIFQSQEIANIALRVVKKLDNEQWQEVVDEEMNNGIDSSKGLLRVVLIHLLGDQHVSYLITTIHHAIADGLSSIQLHSEILTCCQKIVSGKPINPVISLTPLPPIEELMPKWTKGFRGRINSIIFLLQLGLQKIWNRPKTLGFEKYVSIEKRSCNIIHRQLDEDLTQKFVNHCRQENTTVHSALCAVLMFTIGRKIIKDNSKNARVNCLSYFDLRRHLEPAISDDQMAVLASSIMEFHTIGRNTSFWELAREVKQKLEVSKKSGDLFKMILIAKHLIDFCFIYPKQVAATVSVSNVGKVNIPKYYGEFELEEISFAGSHALYAGVFVIHASTFQGKMLLNFVFSQPSISQGTMDLLVNNVMSYIFDICNLNLDSSFMHN
- a CDS encoding 2Fe-2S iron-sulfur cluster-binding protein, producing the protein MIVSIHFEDDQKTLQVEANQRLTKICDEHPSSILFGCRCVACGTCLIEVVSGIENLTPVMDEEQILLDVLAPDNPNVRLACQCVVQGDIRIRVAD
- a CDS encoding phosphopantetheine-binding protein, encoding MSQSTPETTKKQSYTAEEIQAWLVSHIAEQLGVESKDIDVSQPLDSYGLESAQAMFLVSKAEKLFGFELSPILLWHYPTIETLSQRLAEESKASQSEIFEI